Genomic window (Sulfurimonas sp.):
GTGGGAATGATAGTCGATGGCACAATAGTTATAGTAGAAAATACTTTTAGAAAGCTCCACGATATGCCAGATGCTAATAAAATGGAAGTTATAGCAACATCGGCAAAAGAGGTAGCAACTCCTGTTACTTTCGCTGTTTTAATCATCATAGCTGTTTTCATTCCTCTACTTTCACTAGATGGACTTGCTGGAAAACTTTACTCTCCAATGGCACTTAACATTGTTTTTGTAATGCTTGGTTCACTTTTAGTAGCACTTGTTTTAGTTCCTGTTTTAGCATTTATGTTACTTCGTCCTAGTAAATCTAACTCTACTGTTTTAATGCAAATAATCAAAAAAGCATATACACCTCTTTTAGTTTACTCTATCGCTCACGCAAAGATGCTTCTAACAAGTGTTAGTATCGTGTTTGTTAGTTTGGCAATTGTACTCTCTTTTGTAGGTCGTGAATTTATGCCAGAGTTAAATGAAGAGTCAATCATGTATAGAGTTATAGCAATTCCTGGAACTGCTCTTTCTCAATCTGTTCAAAATGCATCTGAGATTGAAAAACATATACTCTCAAACTATCCAAATGAAGTAAGTTCTGTTTTATCTATGATTGGAAGAAGCGAAAAAGGTGAAACTGCTCAGGCTAACTATATGGAAGTCTTACTTACACTCAAAGATGATATAGAAGATTTACCTGCTTTAACAGATAGGATGAATGAAGATTTAGAACATACATTTGAGCATATCGTCTTTGTTCCAACTCAACCAATCGCTATGAGAATAGAAGAACTTTTGGAGGGTGTAAAAGCAGAACTTGCCATAAAAATATATGGAGATAATCAAAAAACTCTAGATGCTATATCAAAATCAATCATCAACACCATCGCTGAGGTTGAAGGACTACAACGCGCAGAAGTTGAAACTCAACTAGGACAAGCACAAATCAAAATAGAGCCTAATTATTTGGCACTTGCTCGTTATGGCATAAAAGTTGATGAAGTTATGCAAGTTATTAACAATGGCATCGGAGAGGAACAAGTTACTCAAAAGATAGAAGGTATCAGAAGATTTCCAATAGTTGCGAAAATCAAAGATGCAAAAAAAGATATAGCTTCTCTTAAAAACTTAAATATTCGCTCAAGTAATGGAAATTTAGTTTCACTTGATCAAATCTGTACAATAACAATCGAACATGGTGCTTCGTTCATAAAGCGTGAAAATTTAAGTCGTTATATGGTTTTGTCTATGGAAGTTGAAGGTCGTGATATTGCTTCATTTGTAGAAGAGGCAAACAAACTTATAGAAAAAAATGTAAACATTCCATCTGGTTATTACATAGGTTGGGCAGGTGATTTTAAAAATATGCAAGAAGCAACACAAAAGCTTAAAATCATCATACCAATAACTATATTTTTGGTTATTTTACTTTTATTTACCGCATTTAACTCCATCTCAAAAGCTTTGCTTATTCTTATAAATGTACCGTTTGGTTTTATAGGGGGGATTATCGCTTTAGTTGCAAGTGGCATCTACTTGTCAGTATCTGCAATCATAGGCTTTTTAGCCATCTTTGCCATAGCTATTTTAAACGGTATAGTCTTAGTCAGCTTTATTGATGAACTACGGCTTAAGTTTCCAAATGTAGATCTAAAAATTTTACTAAAAGATGCTGCTTTACTTAGACTTAGACCAGTACTTATGACGGCATTTACAACTTTGTTTGGAATTCTTCCACTTCTTTATGCCAGCGGTGTAGGAAGTGAAATACAATACCCTTTATCCATTGTTATAACAGGTGGGATTATAAGTTCAACAATTTTAACATTACTTATATTACCTTCAACATATCTGCTTTTTTACAAAAAAGAGCATACAACTAACACTACTAATCAAAAGGATTAATCATGAAATATTTACCATTACTACTAGCTCCAATCTTTGCGTTTGCTTCTCAAGCTATGACACCAATGGAGCATAGCTCTGTTCACGGATATAACAAGAACCCGAGTCTTAAAATTAAAACTGAGCAAAAAAAGAAAAAACTTAGTAATATCAAAGACAAAGAAGCTCGTAAAATAGTTAAAGAAGAAACTACGCAAGAGGTAGAGAAGATTAAACTCACACATTCAGGTGATTTTCTTATTTATAAGGCTACAACTAAAGATTACAGAGTTCAAGTAAATGCCTTAGACGGTACTGTAATGAAAAAAGAGTCCAAACAATAGCACCAAATACATGCCCATACTTTTGTATGGGCATCAATCCTCGTAACCACCAAATCTACTTCGTTATATTTCGCATCATATGCTTTTTAGTCCGACTTGTAGCAACAGCTTCAAAAGGATTCTCTGGCCAGTAGTGTCTTTTGTACTTACCTCTTACTTCTTTTCTAACCTCAGCGTACGAGTTCTTCCAAAAGCTTTTTAAATCGTAAGTTATCTGCATAGGAGTCATTGCTGGGGTTAGTAGATGCACTTGTAAAGGTAGAGTGTTAGCCAGCACTTTTGGTGTTTCGTGAAGCCCAAAAACTTCTTGTATTTTTACTCTCATAGATGGTTTTTCATAGTCTGCATAATCTATGTGTATATTTGAGCCACTTGGTACTTTAACACTTAGTGGTGCCATAGTGTCTAAAAACTGTTGCTTGTCCCATGCTAGAAGAGATAAGAGCATATTATAAACATCTAAAGCTTCTAGTGCTTTTATGCTTGTAACCCCTGATAAATAAGGTTCTAACCAAGCATCTAGTGTATTAAGTAGAGTCTTGTCACTAAAGTCTATAAAGTCCTGATGATGATTTAAAAAGTTTACTCTATCTTTTAACCTTGTAGCTTTTTTACTCCAAGTCAAAATCCCTAAGCCCTCTTTTTTAACAAGCGCTAAAAGTAGTTTTTTAAAGTTTAAATTTTTAGTAGATTGAACTGGTTTTGAGCTAAGTTGCAGTTTTAAAAAGTAAGTATTTTCTCTGATGTCAAACTTCTTAAGCTCTTTGTTGTAGGTTATAGAATCTTTGTTTACAATGAATAAAGAAAAATACTCTTGAATCTCCGCCATTGTAATACTAAGAGCTAGGTTTATAACAGAGTCTTTATCATGTGCATGAAGATTTGCTACCACTAAAAACTCTTGGTTAAACAAAGAATCTTCTTCGTGAAGTATCGCACCTTTTGCATTACTCATAATATATTTCTTGTCGTTTTTTCCTCTTTGTCGAGCGAGTCTATCGGGGTAAGCAAAAAGAAGTAGTACACTAAGCATCTCTACATTAAATGAACTATTTTTCTTTGGCACTTTTTTTATACTTTTTAATTTTTTATAAAAGAAATCAGCTGAAGTCATTACCTCTTTAACTCTAAACCTATTTATATAGATGCTATCAAAATCTTTTTGGATTAGATGCATAAACCTTGAAGCTATATCGCTATCTTTGCTTGAATTTTTAAATATATCTTTTTCACCTAAAAGAGATGCTAAGAGGCAGGCTTCATAGGCAAAACCTAGGCTAGTGGCTTTTAAAATCATATAAGCAAATCTTGGATGCAGACCTAAACTAAGCGCATCTTTTCCAAAGGATGTGATTTTAAATGAGTTATCAAGCATGGCAAGTTCTTGTAAAACTTCTTTAGATTTTTTTATGATATTTAGGCTTGGAATATCTAAAAATTTTAACTCATCAAAATCCTCGATACCCCACAGAGCCAAATCTAAAATAAGTGAAGATAAATCTGCTCGTAGTATTTCAGGTTTTGTTGATTGTTGTAGTATTTTTGACTCATGCCAAAGCCTGTAACATACCCCACTAGAGAGTCTGCCAGCTCGACCAGCTCTTTGAATGGATGAATCTTTAGAGATAAAGGTTAAATCTAAATGATTCATGGCATTTGAATAGTTGTATCGTGACTGCTTTTCTAAACCAGAATCTATGACTACTTTTACACCTTCAATGGTTAGCGATGTTTGAGCGATATTTGTACTTAAGATGATTTTTCTCTTTGTTGATTTACTTATTGCTGTGTCTTGTTCTTTTTTTGGTAGTGAAGAGTAGAGCGGTAATACTAAAATATCTTTAGATGCTGAGGAGTTTAAAAGAGAATTTTGTAAGTTTTTTATCTCTTTAACCCCTGCTAAAAAGACTAAAATATCTCCATCATTCTCTTTTATGGCTTTTAGCGTAGTGTTTAAAAGTAAAGAGTTCAAAGACCTTGCATCTGGTTGTTTTGTCTTGATGTCTAAGTATATATTTTGAACTTCATACATTTTTCCTTTTGAAGTGATTACTGGAACTTTGCCTAGTAAAGATGAGATTTCATTTGAGTTAAGCGTGGCAGACATTATGAGTATTTTTAAATCATCACGCAGAAGTTCTTGAACTTGCAAAGATAGTGCTAGTGATAAGTCGGTATGAATACTTCGCTCATGAAACTCATCAAAGATAATCATAGCAACATTATCTAGAGTTTGATTACTTTGGAGTTTACGAACCAAAATAGCTTCTGTAACAACTAAAATTTTTGTTTGTTTGGTATAGCAACTATCCATTTTAACCTGATAACCAACACACTGTCCCAGTTTTTCTCCAAGAAGTTTTGCCATTTGAGTAGCAACCATACGAGCAGCAACACGACGAGGTTCTAGCATGATTATTATTTTATCTCCAAGCCAAGTCTCATCAAGTAAGGAGATAGGCACAACTGTACTTTTCCCTGCCCCAGGAGGAGCTTGTAAAACAAGAGTAGAGTTAGCCTTTAGTGAGTTTTTTATATCATGCAAAACTTCATATATTGGTAGATTATTCATATAAGGTATTATACTTTATATATAATACAATTCACTTCATTAGAGACTAATATGAAAGAGATACACAAACCGAAACTTATGAAGATGGTGAAACATTTGTAACAAAACATTATTGCAATGCTAAAGATGCTTATGTTAAAGCTAGATCATTTTGTAGGAGACAACTAAAAACAAAGTACGATACTCCAAAGATAAAATCTCATTTTTAGATATAATAATTTAAGTATTTAAAAAAGGTAAGTACAATGATAATAGATTTGCATAAAGATGAAATAAAAACTTTATTAAATAAATTACCTGGTATGTTGTATCGATGTAAGTATAATAATGATTGGACTATGGAGTTTATTAGTGATGGATGTAAAGAGCTTACAGGATATGAAAATAAAGAATTATTATTTAGTAAAGATATAACTTATGCGTCTATAATACATGAAGATGACGCTACTGTTCTTTATGATATTGTTACTCAGGCACTTAATGATAAAAAAGCTTTTAACTACGAGTATAGAATCAACACAAAAAATGGTGAGTTTAAATGGGTATGGGAGCAAGGTCTTGGCATCTATGATGAAGAAGGCAATGTTTTACACATAGAAGGGTTTATAACTGATATAACATCACAAAAAATACAAAAATATAAACTAAAGAAAGAATTATATAAAAAAAATAAAGAGCTTTTAATTAACTTATCTCTTTTAAATGAATATAAAAAAGCAGTTGACGAAAGTGCTATTGTTACTAAAACAAATGTAGAAGGGTTTATAACATATGTAAATGATGAGTTTTGTCGTATTTCAGGATATTCAAGAAAAGAAGTTTTAGGTAGATCTCATAATATAATAAGACATCCACAAAATCCAAATAAATTATTTAAAAATTTATGGAAAACAATCTTAGATAAACGAATTTGGAAAGGTGTAATTAAAAATAGATCGAAAACAAATAAAACATATTATGTTAAATCAATTATTATACCTATCTTAGATTATGATGGTGAGATAAAAGAATTTATGGCAATAAGACATGATGTTACTGACTTGATACTACAAGAGAAAAAAATAAAATTTCAAACTACTGATCAAATGACACATCTTCCAAATAGACAAAAATTAATGGAAGATTTGATGCAAGATAAAAAATTTAAACTTGCTATTATAAATATAGAAAAATTTAAAGAGATTAATGAGTACTATGGTTTTGATATAGGAGATAGACTTTTAATAGAACTTTCTAGCCTTTTATCTAAGCATCTAAAACCATACAAAACAAAGCTCTATAAGCTTCCTAGTGATGAGTTTGCTATATTAGTTGACGAGAAAACAAATAAAGATGATTTAAAAAAACTTATCTTAGTTATCTTAAAGTTAATTCTAAAGTTT
Coding sequences:
- a CDS encoding CusA/CzcA family heavy metal efflux RND transporter — its product is MLNKLIDTSLKYRFLVLTFFLAISAFGYKAYVEIPIDAFPDITPKQVVIYTESPGNSAQDIEKLITYPIESALSGMAGVKMIMSNSFFGLSYVSVFFQDDMDIYFLRQLVNERLGSVDIPAGWGSPQLGPNTTGLGQVFWYRLNDETKEYTLSQLREMQDYVVTPLLKSVTGVEEVIGWGGDEKQYNVLVDTKKLQNIGVTYADIIDALRSANQAAGGQYLEFNSEQYLIRGTGLYKTLDDIRNTVIKSSNGHAVTISDIADVQTGSAPRFGAISIDGKEAVIGMVLQRTATNAAKVVEQIKKKLSTINSTLPEGVSIQSVYDRTEITRKAVDTMTSALLTGVVLVAFVLFVFLFELRSAFIVIVSLPISLLIAFLLMDYYSLSANLMSLSGLAIAVGMIVDGTIVIVENTFRKLHDMPDANKMEVIATSAKEVATPVTFAVLIIIAVFIPLLSLDGLAGKLYSPMALNIVFVMLGSLLVALVLVPVLAFMLLRPSKSNSTVLMQIIKKAYTPLLVYSIAHAKMLLTSVSIVFVSLAIVLSFVGREFMPELNEESIMYRVIAIPGTALSQSVQNASEIEKHILSNYPNEVSSVLSMIGRSEKGETAQANYMEVLLTLKDDIEDLPALTDRMNEDLEHTFEHIVFVPTQPIAMRIEELLEGVKAELAIKIYGDNQKTLDAISKSIINTIAEVEGLQRAEVETQLGQAQIKIEPNYLALARYGIKVDEVMQVINNGIGEEQVTQKIEGIRRFPIVAKIKDAKKDIASLKNLNIRSSNGNLVSLDQICTITIEHGASFIKRENLSRYMVLSMEVEGRDIASFVEEANKLIEKNVNIPSGYYIGWAGDFKNMQEATQKLKIIIPITIFLVILLLFTAFNSISKALLILINVPFGFIGGIIALVASGIYLSVSAIIGFLAIFAIAILNGIVLVSFIDELRLKFPNVDLKILLKDAALLRLRPVLMTAFTTLFGILPLLYASGVGSEIQYPLSIVITGGIISSTILTLLILPSTYLLFYKKEHTTNTTNQKD
- the hrpB gene encoding ATP-dependent helicase HrpB, with protein sequence MNNLPIYEVLHDIKNSLKANSTLVLQAPPGAGKSTVVPISLLDETWLGDKIIIMLEPRRVAARMVATQMAKLLGEKLGQCVGYQVKMDSCYTKQTKILVVTEAILVRKLQSNQTLDNVAMIIFDEFHERSIHTDLSLALSLQVQELLRDDLKILIMSATLNSNEISSLLGKVPVITSKGKMYEVQNIYLDIKTKQPDARSLNSLLLNTTLKAIKENDGDILVFLAGVKEIKNLQNSLLNSSASKDILVLPLYSSLPKKEQDTAISKSTKRKIILSTNIAQTSLTIEGVKVVIDSGLEKQSRYNYSNAMNHLDLTFISKDSSIQRAGRAGRLSSGVCYRLWHESKILQQSTKPEILRADLSSLILDLALWGIEDFDELKFLDIPSLNIIKKSKEVLQELAMLDNSFKITSFGKDALSLGLHPRFAYMILKATSLGFAYEACLLASLLGEKDIFKNSSKDSDIASRFMHLIQKDFDSIYINRFRVKEVMTSADFFYKKLKSIKKVPKKNSSFNVEMLSVLLLFAYPDRLARQRGKNDKKYIMSNAKGAILHEEDSLFNQEFLVVANLHAHDKDSVINLALSITMAEIQEYFSLFIVNKDSITYNKELKKFDIRENTYFLKLQLSSKPVQSTKNLNFKKLLLALVKKEGLGILTWSKKATRLKDRVNFLNHHQDFIDFSDKTLLNTLDAWLEPYLSGVTSIKALEALDVYNMLLSLLAWDKQQFLDTMAPLSVKVPSGSNIHIDYADYEKPSMRVKIQEVFGLHETPKVLANTLPLQVHLLTPAMTPMQITYDLKSFWKNSYAEVRKEVRGKYKRHYWPENPFEAVATSRTKKHMMRNITK
- a CDS encoding EAL domain-containing protein; the encoded protein is MIIDLHKDEIKTLLNKLPGMLYRCKYNNDWTMEFISDGCKELTGYENKELLFSKDITYASIIHEDDATVLYDIVTQALNDKKAFNYEYRINTKNGEFKWVWEQGLGIYDEEGNVLHIEGFITDITSQKIQKYKLKKELYKKNKELLINLSLLNEYKKAVDESAIVTKTNVEGFITYVNDEFCRISGYSRKEVLGRSHNIIRHPQNPNKLFKNLWKTILDKRIWKGVIKNRSKTNKTYYVKSIIIPILDYDGEIKEFMAIRHDVTDLILQEKKIKFQTTDQMTHLPNRQKLMEDLMQDKKFKLAIINIEKFKEINEYYGFDIGDRLLIELSSLLSKHLKPYKTKLYKLPSDEFAILVDEKTNKDDLKKLILVILKLILKFNFKIDGNKFNIRAISGVSMQRDYLINAEMATNHAKISNKKLVFFDENLDIKDQLVNNVKWTNKIKQAIKKDRIVVFTQAIVCNTTHKINKYECLVRMIDTDGTIISPMKFLTIAKRSRLYSSITKIVIKKAIEYFKDKDDHFSINFTLEDILNPDTVNYLVKKINKHDGLGHRLIIEIVEDEGIENYEEVNEFIKNMRFLGCKIAIDDFGTGYSNFYYLMRLNVDFIKIDGSIIKNIAHDKNAKVVAELIVGFAKRLNIATIGEFVYNEEILNIVKKMGLDYSQGFFLGKPKQIEL